Proteins encoded by one window of Bacillus sp. DTU_2020_1000418_1_SI_GHA_SEK_038:
- the pstB gene encoding phosphate ABC transporter ATP-binding protein PstB, translated as MERQKERNAQGADTQATEPLKNIVYKTDQLNLWYGENHALKNINLDIYENEVTAIIGPSGCGKSTYIKTLNRMIELVPIVKTSGKISYRGRNIFDKSYGVEELRTKVGMVFQKPNPFPKSIYENVAYGPKIHGIRDKKILDQIVEKSLKGAAIWDEVKDRLHQNAYGLSGGQQQRLCIARCLAIEPDVILMDEPTSALDPISTLKVEELVQELKREFSIIIVTHNMQQAARISDKTAFFLNGEVIEFAETNKIFSTPSDKRTEDYITGRFG; from the coding sequence ATGGAAAGACAAAAGGAACGTAATGCTCAAGGAGCGGATACTCAAGCAACAGAACCATTAAAAAATATCGTTTATAAGACAGACCAGCTTAATTTATGGTATGGGGAAAACCATGCGTTGAAAAATATAAATTTAGATATATATGAAAATGAAGTGACAGCTATTATTGGTCCATCTGGTTGTGGAAAGTCCACGTACATTAAAACATTGAATCGAATGATTGAACTAGTGCCAATTGTAAAAACTTCAGGTAAAATATCTTACAGGGGCAGAAACATTTTTGATAAATCATATGGGGTAGAAGAATTACGTACGAAGGTTGGAATGGTGTTTCAAAAGCCAAATCCATTTCCAAAATCCATTTATGAGAACGTAGCCTATGGACCGAAAATTCATGGCATTCGTGACAAAAAAATCCTGGATCAAATTGTTGAAAAAAGTTTAAAAGGTGCTGCCATTTGGGATGAAGTAAAAGACCGATTACATCAGAATGCCTATGGACTTTCAGGCGGTCAGCAGCAGCGTCTTTGCATTGCCCGCTGTTTAGCGATTGAGCCTGATGTTATATTAATGGATGAACCAACGTCAGCACTTGATCCGATCTCAACATTGAAAGTAGAAGAATTAGTACAGGAATTAAAGAGGGAATTCAGTATCATTATCGTTACTCATAATATGCAGCAGGCAGCACGTATTTCTGATAAAACTGCTTTCTTCCTAAACGGAGAAGTTATTGAGTTCGCGGAAACGAATAAAATTTTCTCAACACCTTCAGATAAACGGACAGAGGATTATATTACAGGAAGATTCGGTTAA
- the pstA gene encoding phosphate ABC transporter permease PstA, which produces MKTIEHSIVIKRMKARLLKNILFKTIFFTATMFGLLVLGILLYRILTQGIAYLDLQFLQSLPSRKPEQAGVKTALIGTVWLMGVVAPVSLLLGVGTAIYLEEYAKKNRFTRFIQINISNLAGVPSIVFGLLGLTVFVRALALGTSVLAAGLTMSLLVLPIIIVASQEAIRSVPKELREASYGMGATKWQTIVQVVLPAAIPGILTGGILALSRAIGETAPLVVLGLPLFLAFLPKSVFDMFTVLPMQIYNWTGRPQAEFQSIAAAGIIVLLVMLIGMNSIAVLIRNKFQRRY; this is translated from the coding sequence ATGAAAACCATTGAACATTCAATAGTTATTAAACGTATGAAAGCAAGACTATTAAAAAATATTCTCTTTAAGACTATATTTTTTACTGCAACGATGTTTGGCTTACTTGTTTTAGGAATATTATTATATCGGATACTCACTCAAGGAATTGCTTATCTCGATTTGCAGTTTTTGCAAAGTCTTCCATCACGAAAGCCTGAGCAGGCAGGTGTTAAAACAGCATTGATTGGTACAGTGTGGCTTATGGGGGTCGTAGCTCCTGTGTCATTATTGTTAGGTGTTGGAACAGCTATTTATTTAGAAGAATATGCGAAGAAAAATCGCTTTACACGTTTTATTCAAATTAACATCTCAAACCTTGCTGGCGTGCCATCGATTGTTTTTGGATTATTGGGGCTTACTGTATTTGTTCGTGCACTTGCGCTTGGAACGAGTGTTTTAGCTGCTGGATTAACGATGAGCTTGTTAGTCCTTCCTATCATAATTGTAGCATCCCAAGAAGCGATAAGATCTGTTCCAAAGGAATTAAGAGAGGCATCTTATGGAATGGGAGCGACAAAGTGGCAGACGATTGTTCAGGTCGTCTTGCCTGCGGCTATTCCGGGTATATTAACAGGCGGAATTCTTGCATTATCAAGAGCTATTGGGGAAACAGCTCCATTAGTCGTTCTTGGATTGCCATTATTCCTTGCATTCTTACCAAAGTCAGTTTTTGATATGTTTACCGTTCTGCCAATGCAAATATATAACTGGACTGGTAGACCTCAAGCGGAATTTCAGTCTATAGCTGCTGCAGGAATTATTGTGCTGCTCGTCATGTTAATTGGCATGAATTCTATCGCTGTATTGATTCGAAATAAATTCCAAAGAAGATATTAG
- a CDS encoding 5-formyltetrahydrofolate cyclo-ligase translates to MEDKKKLRKEIMEKLSMINKPLYEQLSYKIANHLYQDKYWQEAETVGITISKQPEVDTYQIIRRAWEEGKRIVIPKCLPKTREMVFRTLCRFDQLESVYYGLLEPIESETNEVSPDDIDLIIVPGLAFTEKGYRLGFGGGYYDRFLTKYNGYTLSLAFQDQIMEKLPVEGHDIPVSKIITDEKIKCVNE, encoded by the coding sequence ATGGAAGACAAAAAGAAACTGCGAAAAGAAATAATGGAGAAACTTTCAATGATAAACAAACCTCTATATGAACAGCTTTCCTATAAAATTGCTAATCATCTTTATCAGGATAAATATTGGCAGGAAGCTGAGACTGTTGGGATAACTATTTCAAAGCAGCCAGAGGTTGATACATATCAAATTATTAGAAGAGCTTGGGAAGAGGGAAAACGGATTGTCATTCCGAAATGCCTGCCTAAAACGAGGGAAATGGTATTCCGCACTTTATGCCGATTTGATCAATTGGAATCAGTCTACTATGGATTACTAGAGCCTATTGAGTCTGAAACTAATGAAGTATCACCAGATGACATTGATTTGATTATAGTTCCAGGCTTAGCCTTTACAGAAAAGGGATATCGACTTGGATTTGGCGGAGGCTATTATGACCGTTTCCTAACAAAGTATAATGGCTACACGCTGTCACTTGCCTTTCAGGATCAAATTATGGAAAAACTTCCAGTTGAGGGTCATGATATACCTGTCAGTAAAATTATTACGGACGAAAAGATTAAATGTGTAAATGAATGA
- the rpmG gene encoding 50S ribosomal protein L33, with protein sequence MRVNITLACTECGDRNYISKKNKRNNPDRLELKKYCPREKRSTTHRETK encoded by the coding sequence ATGCGTGTGAATATTACGTTAGCTTGCACAGAATGCGGAGATCGTAACTATATTTCTAAAAAAAATAAAAGAAACAATCCAGATCGTCTTGAGCTTAAAAAATACTGCCCAAGAGAAAAGCGTTCTACTACACATCGTGAGACAAAATAA
- the phoU gene encoding phosphate signaling complex protein PhoU: MSVREKFDIDLKELQGKLLEIGNFAQEALTKSIIALESQDLEMALEIIDNDANANLMYEDINDFAILLIAKQQPVAIDLRRIIVAIKIATNIERIADFAVNIAKSTIRIGSEPLVKPIVHIKEMHSITLEMLRLSLEAFNDEDIVKAKRLAEMDDKVDDLYGQTIRDLMQINMQKPEFLPQILQLSFICRYLERSADHITNIAESILYLVKGRQYDLN, from the coding sequence ATGTCAGTTCGTGAAAAGTTTGATATTGATCTAAAAGAATTGCAAGGAAAATTATTAGAGATTGGCAACTTTGCCCAGGAAGCGCTGACCAAATCCATTATCGCTCTAGAAAGCCAAGATCTTGAGATGGCACTTGAGATCATTGATAATGATGCTAATGCGAATCTTATGTATGAAGATATAAATGATTTTGCAATTTTATTAATTGCGAAACAGCAGCCTGTAGCCATTGATCTACGCCGTATTATTGTTGCTATAAAAATTGCAACAAATATTGAGAGAATTGCTGATTTCGCAGTAAATATTGCAAAATCTACAATTAGAATTGGCTCGGAGCCGTTAGTAAAGCCCATTGTTCACATTAAAGAAATGCACAGTATTACTTTAGAAATGTTGAGATTATCTTTAGAGGCTTTCAATGATGAAGACATTGTAAAAGCAAAAAGGCTGGCAGAGATGGATGACAAGGTTGATGATTTATATGGACAGACAATTAGGGACTTAATGCAAATTAATATGCAAAAGCCAGAGTTTTTGCCGCAAATTTTACAGCTTTCATTTATTTGCAGATATCTTGAAAGATCTGCAGACCATATCACAAATATCGCGGAAAGTATTTTGTACCTTGTTAAAGGAAGGCAATATGACTTGAATTAA
- a CDS encoding glycosyltransferase, with amino-acid sequence MTEKYMYLKMISNSTCYVSWDSSHHIRNLVEWYFNRSFSKVTKALRLYSAADVGIRGRNEYNQEIIIDGNQSQRIVEGLSNNRSYYAEIGIKLSNHHFFPILRSNIIGSDSLESESGLLRACPEPSELSYPWSKMVSTYTYYVPNNWNGDFSLKYEYKQKVAFEERKFEFSNAGNKSREVDNSRVMINKNEKPRILILSWEYPPHLVGGLSRHVQGLAHCLQKMGYEVHVITSNSNEAADEETNDSVRIHRVTPLNHQDEDFLSWIGGLNLAMLNKALEIDKIHRFNLIHAHDWLVGASAIVLRNSLRIPLIATFHATEYGRNNGIHTELQKFIHEKEQQLITGADTVIVCSEYMRRELKQVFRIPNERNLHIIPNGTSAIKPLKEGLNPLEGFPIQKNKRLIFSIGRIVKEKGFDTIIDAAQKMQRKFPDVYFIVAGKGPLLYEYRMRAERLQLQNQLFFVDYVTDEQKSALFNHCSIAVFPSRYEPFGIVALEAMQAGKPTIVSNTGGLKGIVQHKRSGMLMTPGSSDSLIEQIIYLLENELQAEQIGLLGKKRVESIFSWERMAEETVKVYEELLIHRNNEND; translated from the coding sequence ATGACTGAAAAATATATGTATTTAAAAATGATTTCCAACAGCACTTGTTATGTATCATGGGATAGTTCTCATCATATTAGAAATCTTGTGGAATGGTATTTCAACAGATCCTTCTCCAAAGTAACGAAGGCTCTCCGGCTTTATAGTGCCGCAGATGTCGGCATAAGGGGAAGGAACGAATATAATCAAGAAATTATAATTGATGGTAATCAATCACAGCGAATAGTGGAGGGACTATCGAATAATCGAAGTTATTATGCTGAAATCGGGATTAAGCTTTCAAATCATCATTTCTTTCCTATACTTCGTTCTAATATCATTGGGAGTGATTCGCTAGAAAGTGAAAGTGGACTTCTTAGGGCTTGCCCAGAGCCTTCTGAGCTATCTTATCCTTGGTCCAAGATGGTTAGCACCTATACTTATTATGTGCCTAATAATTGGAACGGGGATTTTTCCTTGAAATATGAGTATAAACAGAAGGTTGCCTTTGAAGAAAGAAAATTTGAGTTTTCAAATGCGGGGAATAAATCAAGGGAAGTAGACAATTCACGGGTAATGATTAACAAAAATGAAAAACCAAGAATTCTTATTTTATCATGGGAATATCCTCCTCATCTTGTTGGCGGCTTATCGAGACATGTTCAGGGACTTGCACACTGTCTACAAAAAATGGGCTATGAAGTGCATGTCATTACTTCAAATTCAAATGAAGCGGCTGATGAAGAGACGAATGATAGTGTTCGAATACATCGTGTAACCCCTCTAAATCATCAGGATGAAGATTTCCTTAGCTGGATAGGCGGATTAAACCTAGCCATGCTGAATAAGGCATTGGAGATTGATAAAATTCACCGTTTTAACTTGATCCACGCCCATGATTGGCTTGTTGGGGCTTCTGCTATTGTCTTAAGAAATTCCCTTCGCATTCCGTTGATTGCAACTTTTCATGCAACGGAATACGGAAGAAACAACGGTATCCATACAGAACTTCAAAAATTTATTCACGAGAAGGAACAACAATTAATCACAGGAGCGGATACCGTCATTGTATGCAGTGAATATATGAGAAGAGAACTTAAACAGGTGTTTCGTATACCTAACGAAAGAAATCTTCATATAATTCCAAATGGGACATCTGCGATAAAGCCTTTGAAAGAAGGCTTGAATCCTTTAGAAGGGTTTCCGATTCAAAAAAATAAGCGTCTGATCTTTTCGATTGGACGCATCGTTAAAGAAAAAGGATTTGACACAATAATTGATGCTGCCCAAAAAATGCAAAGAAAATTTCCTGATGTATATTTCATAGTTGCCGGGAAAGGTCCTCTACTTTATGAATATCGGATGAGGGCAGAAAGATTACAGCTGCAAAATCAGCTTTTCTTTGTTGACTATGTAACAGATGAGCAAAAATCTGCATTGTTTAACCATTGTAGTATTGCTGTTTTTCCAAGTCGCTATGAACCCTTTGGAATTGTTGCGCTTGAGGCAATGCAAGCGGGAAAGCCGACAATTGTTTCAAATACTGGAGGCTTAAAAGGGATAGTTCAGCATAAGAGATCAGGAATGCTCATGACGCCGGGAAGTTCAGATAGCTTAATCGAGCAAATAATATATTTGTTAGAAAATGAATTGCAAGCAGAGCAAATCGGACTGCTTGGAAAAAAACGAGTTGAGAGCATTTTTAGCTGGGAGAGAATGGCTGAAGAAACAGTCAAAGTATACGAAGAATTACTTATTCATCGTAATAATGAAAATGATTAA
- a CDS encoding DUF92 domain-containing protein: MNDAGFLFLFIAATAICGYYLRLLTISGSIAAFAAGLIIGLGFGIRGLLVLGFFFASSSLWSKFKRRNKVKIEQKHEKGSRRDWVQVVANGGTAALFSILYLTYPQEIWFYGFAISIAAANSDTWASEIGSLSKRAPVFIRSLRAVEAGTSGAISVLGTIAALFGAFTVAILCYYLFPISIAALFIIFLFGFLGNLIDTMFGAFIQVVFQCKVCGAEVEAMSHCGKGTIYKRGLFMMNNDIVNFSSGFLASLLGVLYLL, from the coding sequence ATGAATGACGCTGGCTTTTTATTTCTGTTTATAGCTGCTACTGCGATTTGCGGATATTATCTTAGATTGTTAACCATATCAGGCAGTATAGCTGCGTTTGCAGCTGGTTTAATTATTGGCCTTGGGTTCGGGATTAGAGGCTTGCTCGTGCTTGGTTTCTTTTTTGCCAGCTCCAGCCTATGGTCTAAATTTAAACGAAGAAACAAAGTGAAAATTGAGCAAAAGCATGAAAAAGGCTCCCGCAGAGATTGGGTACAGGTTGTTGCAAATGGGGGAACTGCTGCTCTTTTTAGCATTCTGTATTTAACTTACCCTCAGGAAATTTGGTTTTATGGCTTTGCGATATCAATCGCAGCAGCAAATTCTGACACATGGGCTTCTGAAATAGGATCCCTTAGTAAACGGGCACCTGTTTTTATTCGGTCGTTGAGAGCAGTTGAGGCAGGTACCTCGGGCGCTATTAGCGTTCTTGGTACCATTGCTGCGCTGTTTGGGGCTTTTACCGTGGCGATCCTTTGTTATTATTTATTTCCAATTTCAATTGCTGCACTCTTCATAATTTTCCTATTTGGATTCCTTGGGAATTTAATAGATACGATGTTTGGTGCGTTTATCCAAGTAGTCTTTCAGTGTAAAGTATGCGGAGCTGAAGTAGAGGCAATGAGCCATTGTGGGAAAGGAACCATTTACAAAAGAGGTCTTTTTATGATGAATAATGATATCGTCAACTTTTCTTCGGGATTTCTAGCTTCATTATTAGGTGTACTTTACCTCTTATAA